In one Mastacembelus armatus chromosome 19, fMasArm1.2, whole genome shotgun sequence genomic region, the following are encoded:
- the chmp2a gene encoding charged multivesicular body protein 2a, with translation MEFLFGKRKTPEEMLRQNQRALNRAMRELDRERMKLEQQEKKIIADIKKMAKQGQMDAVKIMAKDLVRTRRYVKKFIMMKANIQAVSLKIQTLKSNNSMAQAMKGVTKAMATMNRQLKLPQIQKIMMEFERQSEIMDMKEEMMNDAIDDAMGDEDDEEESDAIVSQVLDELGLNLSDELSNLPSTGGSLSVAGKKAEPQPALADADADLEERLNNLRRD, from the exons ATGGAGTTCCTGTTTGGGAAGAGGAAGACTCCGGAGGAGATGCTGAGGCAGAACCAGCGGGCGCTCAATCGAGCCATGAGAGAACTGGACCGAGAGCGAATGAAACTGGAGCAACAGGAGAAGAAGATCATCGCTGACATAAAGAAAATGGCCAAACAGGGACAAATG GACGCTGTTAAGATCATGGCCAAAGATTTGGTTCGCACACGGCGTTACGTCAAGAAGTTCATCATGATGAAAGCCAACATCCAGGCAGTCAGTCTGAAGATACAGACACTCAAGTCCAACAACAGCATGGCGCAGGCTATGAAAGGCGTCACCAAAGCCATGGCCACCATGAACAGACAG CTGAAATTGCCACAGATTCAGAAAATCATGATGGAGTTTGAGCGACAGAGTGAAATCATGGACATGAAAGAGGAGATGATGAACGACGCCATCGACGATGCCATGggtgatgaggatgatgaagaggagag TGACGCCATCGTGTCCCAAGTGCTGGATGAGCTGGGCCTGAATCTGTCCGATGAATTGTCAA ATCTCCCGAGCACTGGAGGAAGCCTGTCGGTGGCTGGAAAGAAGGCCGAGCCCCAGCCCGCCCTGGCTGACGCAGATGCAGATCTGGAGGAGCGGCTGAACAACCTACGGAGAGACTGA
- the mrm1 gene encoding rRNA methyltransferase 1, mitochondrial, whose amino-acid sequence MWVFSLVHQHKLLLIWPGRLHGPVSASYHATAPLLCPEHSSISPVVKRRHRYKTVGSGGWQDHEGSVQSKVWKNKSPEMQMKNQRKGGDHRVSSELRKLCLEDFSGERERPVTQMSTPHNKLETDEIVFGISPCLLALTQGRRKAHKLFVKGAEASQRGAVIKVCEEAYRRGVQVHWVSKKDLDRMSSGRVHQGVCLQAGPLSYLTEGRDTAPNGKHTPLWLVLEEIQDPMNLGAILRSAYFLGVDRVASSLRNSCPLSPVVSKASSGVMEVIGVYGYENLEDMLKMKVSQGWHVVGTVGAKAEESQVPVIQCSDFQMSKPTLLLIGGEGEGLSQKLLSLCQTLLTIPAGKELIPSIESLNVSVATGILLYSLLSSRRSSR is encoded by the coding sequence ATGTGGGTGTTCAGTTTAGTACATCAGCACAAGCTGCTGCTTATTTGGCCTGGAAGACTTCACGGGCCAGTCTCAGCTTCTTACCATGccacagctcctctcctgtgcCCAGAGCACAGCAGCATCAGCCCTGTGGTGAAGAGACGACACAGATACAAGACTGTGGGATCTGGAGGATGGCAGGACCATGAGGGGTCAGTTCAGAGCAAAGTGTGGAAGAACAAGAGCCCGGAGATGCAGATGAAAAATCAGAGGAAGGGAGGCGACCACAGAGTATCATCTGAACTCAGGAAACTGTGTTTGGAGGATTTCtctggagagagggagaggccgGTGACACAGATGTCAACACCGCACAACAAACTAGAGACAGATGAGATTGTTTTTGGcatctctccctgtctcttgGCTCTCACTCAGGGAAGAAGAAAAGCCCATAAACTGTTTGTAAAAGGTGCTGAAGCCTCTCAGCGGGGTGCTGTGATAAAGGTGTGTGAAGAGGCTTATCGGCGAGGAGTACAAGTCCATTGGGTCAGCAAAAAGGATCTGGACAGGATGTCTTCTGGACGTGTACATCAAGGAGTATGTCTGCAAGCCGGTCCCCTGAGCTACCTCACCGAGGGCAGAGACACTGCACCTAACGGAAAACACACCCCTCTCTGGCTTGTCCTGGAGGAAATTCAAGACCCAATGAATCTCGGTGCCATCCTGCGCTCTGCCTATTTCCTCGGTGTGGACAGGGTTGCCAGTAGTCTGCGCAACAGCTGTCCATTGTCTCCAGTGGTCAGCAAAGCCAGCTCCGGTGTCATGGAGGTGATTGGGGTTTATGGATACGAAAACCTAGAAGATATGTTGAAGATGAAGGTTTCACAGGGATGGCATGTGGTTGGCACAGTTGGAGCCAAAGCAGAGGAATCACAGGTTCCTGTCATCCAGTGTTCGGACTTTCAGATGTCTAAACCCACATTGTTGTTGATAGGAGGTGAAGGGGAAGGCTTGTCCCAAAAGCTGCTCTCTCTGTGCCAAACGCTGCTCACCATCCCAGCTGGCAAAGAACTGATCCCCAGTATAGAGTCTCTGAATGTCTCTGTAGCTACTGGCATCCTGCTCTACTCTCTGCTGTCTTCCAGGAGGTCAAGCAGGTGA